From the genome of Bacteroidales bacterium, one region includes:
- a CDS encoding peptide MFS transporter yields MFNGHPKGLFVAFFANMGERFGYYTMIAIFTLFLQAKYGFSSSTALQIYSIFLAAVYFLPLFGGILADRVLGYGRTISLGLIVMFAGYFLLAIPTDINTGLSLVLAALAIIAAGTGLFKGNLQALVGNLYDNPQYSGKRDNAFNIFYMGINIGAMFAPTAAEYISNAILKKHDLFYKADIPALAHKFLNGDTSVQDRLSELAAAQPVHMQNLTEFARYYLNSLSTSYHYAFGVACISLIASMLIFWGFRKYYRSADMTEREKAKSAAHQDQVVTLSREQIRERLVALGLVYFVVIFFWMAFHQNGAAMTIFARDYTVDHIDKWTNLWFDLFGLLPVFLTVVSLYFALRKKSSLQYRLFGLAGALIFGFLAYQRFLTYSDTNEFTPQKFQHFNPFFIVALTPVVVGLFSSLNSRGKEPSSPRKIGIGMLITAAGFMILVIGSFKLIGYSPKELGEVRAPENVLLSPYYLISTYFMLTVAELFLSPIGISFVSKVAPPHLKGSMQGAWFAATAIGNYAVGIVGLLWAVVPLWVFWSVLVVCCLLSAGFIFSVLRRLEKVTAS; encoded by the coding sequence ATGTTCAACGGGCATCCAAAAGGGCTGTTTGTCGCCTTCTTCGCCAATATGGGCGAACGTTTCGGATACTATACCATGATTGCCATTTTTACTTTGTTTCTTCAGGCCAAATATGGGTTCTCCAGCAGTACCGCCCTGCAAATCTATTCAATTTTTCTGGCAGCCGTTTATTTCCTGCCGCTTTTTGGCGGAATTCTGGCCGACAGGGTTCTGGGCTACGGAAGAACTATCAGCCTGGGCCTCATCGTTATGTTTGCAGGCTATTTCCTGCTGGCCATACCTACCGATATCAATACAGGGCTTTCGCTCGTACTGGCTGCACTGGCTATCATTGCTGCCGGCACGGGATTGTTCAAGGGAAACCTGCAGGCACTGGTGGGGAACCTTTACGATAACCCCCAATACAGCGGTAAACGAGACAATGCCTTCAACATCTTCTATATGGGCATCAACATTGGTGCCATGTTTGCCCCCACCGCAGCCGAATACATCAGCAATGCCATCCTGAAAAAGCACGATCTTTTTTATAAAGCCGACATTCCGGCTCTGGCGCACAAGTTCCTCAACGGAGACACTTCGGTGCAAGACCGGCTGAGTGAACTGGCCGCCGCACAGCCGGTTCATATGCAGAATCTGACCGAATTTGCCCGTTACTACCTGAATTCCCTCAGCACCTCGTACCACTATGCTTTCGGGGTGGCCTGCATCAGCCTGATTGCTTCGATGCTTATATTCTGGGGTTTCAGAAAATACTACCGGTCGGCCGACATGACCGAACGGGAAAAAGCCAAAAGTGCCGCACACCAGGATCAGGTGGTTACCCTTTCCAGGGAACAGATCAGGGAAAGGCTTGTTGCCCTTGGGTTAGTCTATTTTGTGGTGATATTCTTCTGGATGGCCTTTCATCAGAACGGAGCTGCCATGACCATCTTTGCCCGTGATTATACCGTTGACCACATTGACAAATGGACCAATCTGTGGTTCGACCTGTTTGGTCTTCTGCCGGTCTTTCTCACCGTAGTGAGCCTTTACTTTGCCCTGCGGAAGAAAAGTTCCCTGCAGTACAGGCTCTTTGGCCTGGCAGGCGCACTGATTTTCGGATTTCTTGCCTATCAGCGTTTTCTTACTTATAGTGATACCAACGAATTCACACCCCAGAAGTTCCAGCACTTCAATCCGTTTTTCATTGTAGCCCTTACACCGGTAGTGGTTGGTTTGTTCAGTTCACTGAACAGCAGGGGAAAAGAACCCTCCTCTCCACGGAAAATCGGAATAGGTATGCTGATTACCGCCGCAGGCTTTATGATTCTGGTAATAGGCTCTTTCAAACTGATCGGATACAGCCCGAAAGAACTGGGAGAAGTCAGAGCGCCTGAGAATGTATTGCTTTCGCCCTATTACCTCATCTCGACGTATTTTATGCTCACGGTGGCTGAGTTGTTTCTGAGTCCTATAGGTATTTCCTTCGTATCAAAAGTTGCTCCGCCCCATCTGAAGGGATCCATGCAGGGCGCATGGTTTGCCGCCACAGCCATCGGAAACTATGCTGTAGGCATCGTAGGTCTGCTATGGGCAGTTGTGCCTCTGTGGGTTTTCTGGAGTGTGCTGGTAGTTTGCTGCCTACTGTCAGCCGGCTTTATTTTCTCGGTTCTCCGCAGGCTCGAAAAAGTCACAGCTTCCTGA
- a CDS encoding endonuclease/exonuclease/phosphatase family protein, producing MKKSFSFFPGSKGIFLLLPVLSGLVFSCNHKQEEIRVMTFNIRLDTPADSMNNWKYRRENAARMIRFYDVDLLGTQEVLHNQLQDLLNLLPEYGYIGAGRKDGKTEGEYSALFFRKCRFDLLKTGNFWLSQTPEVPGSMGWDAACERMVTWGIFKDRANGKKFAAFNTHFDHMGKVARLNSALLLKDRISQIAGNMPVILTGDFNDTESSEPIQKLLEGGKLKDTRRSAALVYGPEWTFHGFGRVPLPERERIDFIFVSPSAEVNACASLAEVCDTLYLSDHNPVLAKVVLP from the coding sequence ATGAAGAAATCGTTTTCTTTTTTTCCGGGTAGTAAAGGTATTTTCTTGCTTCTGCCTGTTCTTTCCGGATTAGTCTTTTCCTGCAACCATAAGCAGGAGGAAATCAGGGTGATGACGTTCAATATCCGGCTTGATACTCCGGCTGATTCAATGAACAACTGGAAGTACCGCAGGGAAAATGCGGCCCGGATGATTCGTTTTTATGATGTGGATCTGCTGGGTACCCAGGAGGTTCTGCACAATCAGCTTCAGGACCTGCTGAATCTTCTGCCGGAATATGGTTATATAGGAGCTGGCCGGAAGGACGGAAAAACAGAAGGGGAGTACAGTGCCCTTTTTTTCCGGAAATGCCGCTTTGATCTGCTGAAGACCGGAAATTTCTGGCTGAGCCAAACGCCGGAGGTTCCGGGTTCCATGGGCTGGGATGCGGCCTGTGAACGTATGGTAACCTGGGGCATTTTTAAGGACAGGGCGAATGGAAAGAAATTTGCCGCTTTCAATACCCATTTTGATCATATGGGAAAGGTCGCCCGCCTGAACAGTGCTCTGCTTCTGAAAGACCGTATCAGCCAGATTGCAGGGAATATGCCGGTCATTCTTACCGGCGATTTTAACGATACCGAAAGTTCGGAGCCCATACAGAAACTGCTGGAAGGGGGGAAGCTGAAAGATACCAGACGATCGGCCGCACTCGTTTACGGGCCGGAATGGACTTTTCACGGATTTGGCCGGGTGCCTTTACCTGAAAGGGAACGGATTGATTTTATTTTCGTTTCTCCTTCTGCAGAAGTCAATGCCTGTGCTTCCCTCGCCGAGGTGTGCGATACGCTTTATCTGTCGGATCACAATCCCGTCCTGGCAAAGGTTGTTCTGCCCTGA